Proteins from a genomic interval of Synergistaceae bacterium:
- the hpt gene encoding hypoxanthine phosphoribosyltransferase, with protein sequence MGNSKEISGYRRSEVLFSEEAITERVRILAKKIVSETRGGELLAVGILNGAVIFLSDLLRCMSPDLDVRMDFMSVSSYGDAAKSSGVVRILKDLGSDIEGKNVLIVEDIIDTGLTLSYLLDILRARRPSSLRTCVLLDKREKREVAVNVDYCGFTIPDVFVVGYGLDCAGKWRHLPSICAVEF encoded by the coding sequence ATGGGCAATTCTAAAGAAATTTCCGGCTACAGGAGAAGCGAAGTATTGTTTTCCGAAGAAGCGATTACCGAGCGAGTCCGAATTTTGGCGAAGAAAATCGTGTCCGAGACGCGAGGAGGGGAATTATTGGCCGTGGGGATTTTGAACGGGGCCGTGATTTTTCTGTCGGACCTGCTACGCTGTATGTCCCCGGACTTGGATGTGAGAATGGACTTCATGTCGGTTTCCTCTTATGGGGACGCGGCAAAAAGCAGCGGCGTTGTGCGCATTCTCAAGGACCTGGGTAGCGACATTGAGGGTAAAAACGTTTTAATCGTGGAGGACATTATCGACACGGGATTGACGTTATCTTACCTTTTGGATATTCTACGCGCGCGAAGGCCATCCAGCCTCAGAACCTGCGTGTTGTTGGACAAGCGCGAAAAACGCGAGGTCGCAGTGAACGTCGATTACTGCGGGTTTACGATTCCCGACGTTTTCGTGGTGGGATACGGCTTGGATTGTGCCGGAAAATGGAGGCATTTACCATCTATCTGCGCGGTAGAGTTCTAA
- the tilS gene encoding tRNA lysidine(34) synthetase TilS yields the protein MSRLPPEERERERSRDIPYEYSLNALSRIFFETGTRQGWIEDGGGQEGPVVLAVSGGGDSMALLWLFRTFYEGKIIVAHLEHGIRGEASQEDASFVQEAAQCWGLESEVRHVDVPGLLERGESLEMGARRLRHAFLESVARKRGAWGVALGHNKEDVAETVLFNLLRGAGVRGVAGIPEQRGIFFRPLLHCSRDFLRAILRCRGISWREDQSNANEVHTRNFLRNQLIPLVEKKLNAKAVDHLVAFAEEMGYYRREEESYGTALLEAVIVCDTHKKTGNDEKSGNLDREKVRALSLRERVLLVRAMGRRLEIPTLSRERGEKLAFLMGGKKRFEFQWNGRLSVLGSRDRINWVWR from the coding sequence TTGTCGCGACTACCACCAGAGGAACGAGAACGAGAACGGAGCCGGGATATTCCTTACGAGTATTCTTTGAACGCCCTGAGTCGGATTTTCTTCGAGACCGGAACGCGCCAGGGATGGATCGAAGACGGAGGGGGACAAGAGGGCCCTGTTGTTTTGGCCGTCTCCGGGGGCGGCGACTCCATGGCCCTTTTATGGTTGTTCCGAACTTTTTATGAGGGAAAAATCATCGTCGCGCACTTGGAGCATGGCATTCGCGGCGAAGCGTCCCAGGAAGACGCGAGTTTCGTCCAGGAAGCGGCTCAATGTTGGGGCTTGGAGTCGGAGGTTCGGCACGTCGATGTTCCGGGGCTCTTAGAGAGGGGCGAATCTCTGGAGATGGGGGCCCGGCGTCTGCGTCACGCTTTTCTCGAATCCGTCGCGCGAAAGCGCGGTGCTTGGGGCGTCGCTCTGGGACACAACAAAGAAGACGTAGCCGAGACCGTGCTGTTCAATCTTTTACGTGGGGCGGGTGTCCGTGGCGTCGCAGGGATACCGGAGCAAAGGGGGATTTTCTTCCGCCCCCTATTACATTGTTCTAGGGATTTTCTGCGCGCCATTTTGCGTTGCCGCGGAATCTCTTGGCGTGAGGACCAGTCCAACGCGAACGAGGTTCACACGCGAAATTTCCTCCGCAACCAACTGATCCCCCTCGTTGAGAAAAAGCTCAACGCGAAAGCCGTCGATCATTTAGTGGCGTTCGCCGAGGAAATGGGGTATTATCGTCGAGAAGAGGAAAGTTACGGCACCGCTCTTTTGGAGGCTGTTATTGTTTGCGACACCCATAAAAAGACCGGAAATGACGAAAAAAGCGGTAACCTTGATCGCGAAAAAGTACGGGCCCTCTCTCTGCGAGAGAGGGTTCTTCTGGTTCGGGCGATGGGACGCCGCTTGGAAATTCCGACGCTTTCCCGCGAGCGCGGCGAGAAGCTGGCGTTTTTGATGGGAGGAAAGAAGCGTTTCGAGTTTCAATGGAATGGAAGGCTATCCGTACTGGGAAGCCGAGACCGGATCAATTGGGTGTGGCGTTAG